CTGTTATTCATTGACTGCAAAAAACACGTTTACCacattaattagaaaaaaaaaatgctacTATAACTAATTTTCTCAACAAGATCATTCTGAAAAACAAAACACTGGGTTAGTCAAATGGTGTAAAATCGGTAATAGCCAAATTAGTTTACTcgttttaaagtttaaactgaATTACACAACTTTGTAGTTATTCTCACATTTTAAATATGTATTATTAACTCCTAGTAAAATTGTACACAACTACTCTATAATAAACTCGTACCATTGTTGTGGCTTTAATTATGGTATCAGCATCAAACCCATGAATCTTCGATTCTCCGAGAATAGAGATCATAACATCCATGAAATCTCGTTCACTGGAAGCTTTTTTCCCgaaatttattttatgctcCTCCAACCATTCACTCAAAACACTGTCTAATTCCTTAGCAGTTTTTTTCATGGCTCTCTCATGGCCTCCAAAATCCATCCACCTCAACGTAGGAATAGCATCTCCCACAGTAAATAATCCCAAAAGATGCATAAAAtctttgattaattttaaacaCTTTTTCGCCTTTTCCTCGCCGCCAGCCGCCGGCACAGCATCTGCGGTAGCACCACCAAAGTATCTCTTTCCGGCAATCATTCTAAGAACCGTGTTGAAGGTCAGTCGTGAAAACCATTCTTTCATCTCCACTAACACGTAACCgtcattgtttttctttctggaCCAAAGACTATAGAGCTCATTAACAGAGGCTTGAACTTCAGAGACGCGAACATCGCCTAGAAGCTCTATTCGGCGATTCGAGAGAAGCTCTAAGGTTACGATCTTGCGAAGCTCTCGCCAGTATGGACCGTACGGTCCTAAACCAAAAGCGGCGAAGTTGTAGGTAAGGTTCTCCATTGCAATGGTCTTGGGGCGAGACGAAACGGCCATGTCGTTTGTGGTGAAGCACTCTTTGGCGATTTTCCAGTTGCTGACTACTATGGTCTCTGTGGCGCCGATCTTGATGGTGAAAAGGGGTCCGTATTTGTCAGCCATGGCGCCTAAAGTTTTGTGAAGTGGCTGTGAACCCCGCAACAATGGAAGGTGACCCAGTATAGGCCATGCACCAGCTGCCATGGGAGGTTCTTTGAGGTTACCACCATTTTTGAAGGGTCGGAGAAGTATATAGAGTAAGATTATTAGACAAAGAATTCCGGTTATTTCGGTCGTGTTTAGGTAATTTAAGATTGAATCCATtttttttctccctctctctggATCTGGGTTTGTGTTTGGGGTTGCTAGATATGCCTcttctaattaatattaatttaaataacactaaattttttaaattaatataaaatattttttaaaatttttattttaaaataaattgtaaatcttttaataaaatttttgttaaaaacttaaattttaaataaattaaaatcaaaattaaaataacaattttaaaaatataataatattttttaataatgctaatattttttaatttatgctaGTATTTATGCtacaatttttaatatataataatctattcgaagaatgaaattaaatctttttatttacaACGCTTTAAATGTTTTTGTCTGACTTTTCACGTCTTTTTATATCAAAGAcagatttatttcaaaaattaataagatgGGGGGTTCACATTGGGATAATAATTACAAGGGTACAGTATGTAACAGTAATATGGATAAGTTCGAATAAAATATCTTATGGAAGAAAGTAAAGCTCAGAAAAGGTTATTCATTTCTTTTTCGATCGACTTTCCCGCGATCAATAATCGAGTCATCCGACTGTCTTCcaagaagaaaaattcaaattaaaagaaaattataagagtaaattgaaatttatttttaagtgAATAATTTGGCTATAATTCAACTCTTAGCAATGATACCAAACTATTATTTCTGAGGCCAAGCTAAGAGTTTGAATGTTTGAGTTTTTTTGTCTGAAGATATATCACGTCATGGNNNNNNNNNNNNNNNNNNNNNNNNNNNNNNNNNNNNNNNNNNTCTTACAAAAGGTATTTTAATACTTAAATTAGTATTCTGTATTTAATGTGTTATATGTCGAAGATAAAATATCATAGAAACAAATTGagtaattttttactattgtttTTATTGAAGAGCAGTTATAACAGATTAGGGCGTTACGATATCTAGTCGAATATTTGATTGCGAATTGTATTGTTGGGGtgaattataattcattaaactGAATTATAATGTATGATGtcgaattattatttttgagttGGATTATAACAGTGATATCATTAAAAATCGCTATAAAATTgtatattcaattaaaaatgagcaaactaattaatttggttattaCTAGGTTTACATCATTTGACTAAGctagttttttgttttctagaACTACCTGGTGAAAAAATTAGTTATAGTAGCATTATGTTTCTAATTGATGTGGTAAACTTTTTTTTGCAGTCAATGTTATTCTCCTTGTTTTTAATTGGATgttattaaagaaaaatgagtaattttttttattagataaattaatcTTATACTTGtgtcttattttgtttttaatttacaaaCAGTCTTCTTTAAAAGATTGAATTGGTGTTTAAAAGATTGAATTGGTGTTTAAATAAATGGATGACATTCATAATTCACGAGAAATTGAAATAGATAAACATGACGGTATGGGTGTGCTATGCAGTTAAGTATAGAAATCCATTATGACGTTGTCATTGAATGGATGAAGAGAACGACATCTAGATTAGTTTTAGTTGAGATTTAGgttataagaaaataaaatgacatGGATTAAGATTTTTAATGGTCTTTGCTGAAATGAAAAGATTGTTTGTGTACTCTATTGATGATGGATTCAAGATCGTAAGTAATAGAAACTACAATAAATAAGGATTTTTAAAATGGTCAAAATTGTTGTTATAAATCGAAAAattgtttctaaaattttaggCAATATTTTGgcaacaatttttaaaatgttgtATATACGgaataattttttacttaaggtaacaacaataaaaaaaattattaccttTATTACTGTAATAAGCAAGagttttaacaataatttttaaagaataatttttattgttgtctGTCATTATACAATGGTTGAAAACCGTAATAAGATAAGTAACGATTTTTTGTCGTTGTagttttgttattaatttagataacggtttaaaaataattactttttgtTAATGACTTTAACAACGATATACAAACTGTTGccttttgtaattttgtttattttcataataataaatattaataaaattaaaaaattaacaataatatttaaaagtaataaaaataatatcgaCAATAACAATAACTTCATAATAATGTtagaagataataataatagcaataaggataatataacaataataataactataGTAAATTATCAACAACTATTACTACTAGTAGTTAAAGGTATACGGTTTATAAGTTATAGTTTAATATAGATTCAGAGTATAGAATAGATTGTTTATATAATTCATAGTGTTAGGATATATATGTTATGATTTAGGGTGGGTGGGTGCATGATCTAAGTGTTTGAGTTTTAATATTTAGGGGTTAGGGTATATAGTTTAGGGTTATttgacaataaaataaaattaataatataaaatagggTGGGATATGAACTGAGTATTtggaattaatttattatttataatttaagatttaagagTTAATCCttaagatatatattttattatttatagctTATAATTTAGTGTTTACATTTTAGGGTTGAGTTTTGGAAGTTTAATTAGAGGTTAATGAAGATGAAAAAGGGTAAATCATTTAGCGTTTAGGGTTAAGGTTATTATAAGGGTTATGGTTTAAGACTTAGTGTCTAGGTCTAAGAATAAAGGTCTAGtatttagggttttggtttcaGGGGTTAGTGTTGAAGGTAAATGGTGTGGGTTTAAAATTTTGgacataaaatttaagattaatgAGCATGTGCTATTAGGTTTATGGGTTAATGTGTAGAGTTGATAGTTTGGGATTTAGCATTTGGGGTTGAGTGAtgatggtttaaggtttagggtttgaggtttacgatttatggtttagggtttaaaatTGAAGGCTTTATTGTGCAGTGCCGAGTGATAGGGTTTTAGGGGTTCGAGTGTAGCACTGAAAATTGTGCTTAGGTGTCAAGAAGTACAATAATAAATTGGGGGCCTGTTCTTgctgtttagggtttaggatttaaaagtgaaattacgtTAATACTTcgtatatattatatgtaaattaaagtatgtattatttaaataaaaaatagtagtaataaatTTATCTTTATCATAAGCTAAAGAGCAAGTTACTTAATTAAATTGTTTGGAATCCAAAATTACCAGAATATAACTTTTATACTGTAGACATATTTGCAACATTTACATATCTATAGAAATCGTTATAGGGTGTAGTGGTTTTAAAATTGAATGTAAACCGCTACACTCTGTAGTGGTTTATGTGGGATTGCGTAATAACGGTAGCCTCTCGTGGTTTCTTTATAATCCATGTTCTTAAAAAACCGCTACACCATGTAGTAATTTTTGGTTATCACTCAATCCCACATGAACCGTTACACTTCAAATTTAACACCACTACACCGTGTAACGGTTTTTATAGATATGTAAATGTTGCAAATACATTTGCAGCGTTGAAAATTTATATTCTGGTAATTTTAGATTCCAAACAATTTAATTAAGTAACTTGTCCAAAGATATAAGTATTAATattcttatttaattattttttgttgtattttatatataactatTGGTCAAAGTAATTAAATTCGAAGAAGGGAGTTATTCGAAATTTAATGAGTGAGCTTTTGGAAGGAAGTTTATATCGAAGTCTTGCGTTAAGGGACATCGAGTTAAATTTCGATTAACCTAGCAAGTCGAGAAGTTATTTGAAGAAGTGGATCGAAGGTTAAAGGTTTTTTTCAGCCGTTACATGGTCAAGCAAAAAAGCGAAAACAGTTACTCACGTTTTTACACACGTGGAAGTTACGTTTTAATTCAATCGGTTAAGAAATGGCTATAAATAGAAGAAGGCTTGAAGATACAAGGGTTGGAACTTTGTTTCAGAAATTACTCACACACACTCACATCCCAGCGACTTTCTGAGTCTGCTTCGAGTCAAAtttctgtagggttccttccacttgtttttattttccatttacattttctgcaaactttacttttcttgcaaatttatctttgaagcaacacttaatttatttgttcaAATTTACATTCTCGCATTGTTATTTTCGAATTCAAAGTCCTTTGATCTAATCGAAGACATTTTATTGCTCTATTTAAATTCAATGCAAACTATTTCAAATTCAGTCAAGTTTATTTTCAAAGtctttatttgtgtttttttagtCTTTTCTTTAAATCTTGTTTAATTTGCGGGTCTTTGATGCACTTTTAGAAAATTGGTACTCGCAAAAGAGGAGTAGGTTTTGCTCCAAAACCATTAGAATCGAACCACCttcgatttgctaaaaatcgatAAAACAAATTGGCACACCCGGTGGAATAGTTTTAAATTTAAGTGTGTCAAATGATTTTGGTGTTGCTTAATGTAtgcaattaaggagtggaagaaTTATTCGCATGGCTGATGAAGTTTTGCATGTGAATAGTGGTTTGTCCGCAAATGATAATGCACCAGTAGTAGTACAACCTTCAGACGGTACTTCACGTTCGGAAGGTGTTATTGTAAGTAAAAGTGTAGTGGTTACAAGTGTACAGGCTGGTAATAATGGGCGTAATATTCGCCCACGTGGTAATTCAATACCAATACTGCCCCAAGTAACTGTTGGTTGGCCTCCTTATGGTCTTCATCCAGGTTATACGCCACCTGTAAGTGGTTTTGGCCCTTCGATCCGATTTGGAAGTGCAAGTGGAATACATAATGTTCAAATTCCACAACCACATTTTGAGTATTCTCGAGATGTTAATATGGGTTCTACATCGAATGCTTCTAATTCAATAGTAGCATTTCGACAATATGTAGAAGAAAGTCATCATGATTTAGTCAATTTATTGACTCAACAAATGACTACAATTCTGAATTCTATGATAGCTAATCATGAGACGAAGTTTGATTGTCTTGCAATGCAAGTCAAGCGAATTGCTCGAATTGTTGATTATGATGAAGGAAAAAGGCAAGACACAAAAGGAAATAATGAGggatttgaaaatttatttcaaaataaaaatgatgcttTTAGAAACAGAGAAAACCCTCAATTAATTCCTCAGGTCAAAAAATAGATGACGCTCTGGCTCGATTACGTGCTAATCAAGTCAGTGAACATTATCAGGTTACAAGAATTGTAGAAGATGTTCTTAATAGAGTTGGATTTAATATAGGGTTCATAAATCGACTCCACTTTGTGTCAGCTTTTTCTCATAATGTTCAAATGGCTGAGGTGCCGACAGGagtaaaaaattccaaaataattacaaagtTTACAGGAGAAGTTGGGGAATCGACTACTGAACATGTTGCTTGATATTTGGTTGAGATTGGAAATCTAGCCAatgatgaaaacttgaaaatgaagttttttccttcttcgttAACGAAGAATGCATTTACTTGGTTTTCGAATCTTAGACCAAATTCCATAACAACATGGGCTCAGTTAGAAACAGCTTTTCATGCCCAATTCTACCGAGGAGAAATGAATGTGGCAGTTATTGATCTAGTGGCTTTGAAACGTGAAGATGGTGAAACCATTGATGATTATATGATTCATTTCAAAAATGCTAGGAGTAGATACTGTGTCTCTCCCTGAAAGTGAAGTGGTAAAAATAGCGGTTATGGGATTAGGATTTTACATGCAACGAAAATTGCTTAATGTTCATATACCTGACTTGGCTCATTTGGTTGAGAGAGGTCGTCAGGTTGAAATTCtgaggaaagaaaaagagaaatataagaATGATAAAAGGAGTTTGAAGAGtaaaatttttcctaaaaaaaaaaaagtctctTATGTGGCAATGGAGTCCTCCAATGAGGAGTTCAATTTAGAGGCAAAAGTTGATTTGGCCGAATTTAGGAAAGGCCGTCTTATGTTTGTTCTTTACTTAAGAAAATCCCTAATAGTGAGAAGTCGAATGATTTAAAACAGAAAAGTGGAAAGAGATatagttttaatattttaaaatttgatcagaTTTTTTATGTGTTGCTTAAAgataaatagttaattttaccTGAAGACAGAACTTTGTTTTCGgtaaaagatttaaaagagAAACCTTATTATAAGTTTCATCAAGCAACTAGCCATTCGATTAATAACTGTGTCCATTTCAGGGACTTGATACAAGAGGCTATCATGGAAAGGCAATTGAAATTTGGTGATGGGAAAAAAGAGATGAAGGTTGATTCTGATCCCTTTGGTAGTGAGGCTAGTTTCGCTGAGCCATATTTCAGTGTGAATATGGTGGGAATTTCTTATGACTTCGATATGGCCCTGGGAAATTTCAAATTGGATGTCCGACCTGTTTATCCTGGGGCAGGAGATGGATTGTTGATTTCTTAGTGCAGCAGAATGAAAGATCGAGACGTATCTCTGTGTCCTTGATGTAATGCAGTTTTCGATGCTGAAGCTGCaacaacttttgaaaaagaaaggataAGGAAGGAATTGGCACACAGAGAAGAGCAAGCACGTCAAAAACTTCCCATTCGATGAATGGAAGGACAAAGTTGTAATGGCTCTCAGAGAAACGCGACTGCACCTATAAGCCGTTCTCAAGCTTTGGGTATACAGTGGATTCGAAACTGTCAAGAGTTTCAGATAGGGATGCTTATTATAATCGTAACCCACAGTGGGGACATAGAAGTCCTCCTCGAGGTCGATATCCTTACTTCCGTGGCCAAGCCAGAGGGTGTCAAAGGGGTAGAGGAAGAAAGGGACGACAGCCATCCAAAGTATCTCTAGTTGACAAAGTCAAGGGGGCAACACCTTTCGTGCACTCTCGAATAGTCTTCCTGACTGATGGGGAGAAGTATCCAAAGGGAGTTCCCTCCCCTGTGAAGTTGGATAAAGGAAAAGCAGTTGTCACTGTTTCTGATGGTGATAATGATAAGGTTGCTAGTTCAGATGAAGAGTACTTCAAAGAAGgagaaaatgaaattattaGTACCATTTCGATTATCCCAACTGAGTATCTGGGAGAATATGAGGGTAATCTAGTGGAGGATTATGATGTTGATGATGAGGAAGCCTTTTTGTTCGTTCGATATGAGGATGAACCTGGTTATTTTCAAAGGCCCTCCGAGAAGCAAAAATCTCATTTGCACCCACTACACATTGCCGCAACTATGAGTaggatcaaaataaataaagtccTGACTGATGGAGGAGCAGCTATTAGCCTCCTGCCAGAGAGGATTTTGATGAAGGTAAAAAAATATCCTGATGATTTAATCCCTACTAATATTTCAGTAATAGACTTTAGTGGTGCTTCGACCCCTGCTAAAGGTTTGTTTACTTTAGAAGTGAAGGTTGGATCCTCTAATTGAAACATTGTCTTTGTTGTGGTATCCTCAAAGGCTAGTTATAACGTCTTACTAGGACGTGATTGGATCCATGAAGTTGGGGCTGTGCCATCCACTATTCATCAAAGTATCCTCCTTTAGACAGATGATGAAAAACCTGAAGTAGTCAAGGTTGATTCAAATCTGTATGTCGAGCAGTTACACGTCGACATAAGCGTGTATAGTTCTAAATTGAAACCTTTGAATGTTGACAGGGTCCTTAATTCTTTCAATTGTGAAGGGTGCTATCTAACTTCAGAGGGTTTAAGTGTGAAGCTTCGTTATCCATAACTCAGTATTCCTCTGACTGGGTGGGATTGTTCAGCATAAGTGGTGGTTCGAGGACGTTTTTCGATGGCAGGAGAACAAGACGTCTCAAATTATTTggtaaatttaaataaatatttaagtaattttcttTCAGTTGAAAATAAAGGTTATTTTTCTGATGAAGTCGAATCATTTAGGAATGtaatttcatcttctttttataGTGTAGATTCGATTCCTTCAATCGAATTTAGTCTTGGTTTaaattccttttgtttttatgattttaataacgATGTTAATCAAATTGTTGCCGATATAGTAGAAGTACATTGTATTGAGAACAAGGTTGATGTTAATTCAGTAAGTAATCAAGTGTGTTTCGATCCCAGTGAATCTGTTGATTTGTCTTTTGATTGCATCTATGATTTAGAACctttggattttgaaaaatattcgGTAAAAGGTTATGAGTATGCAAAAGGGTTGAAGTCGCAGGAACCCTTAAAAGAGATTAATTTGGGATCTGTTGATGATGTTCAAATTACTTACACATGTAAGGACCTTACAGCCCCGTTTCGAACAGAATTATTCCATCCTTTACATGAATTTAAAGACTGCTTTGCTTGGGATTATCATGAAATTCCTGGTCTCGATCATTCTTTTGTGCAACATTGATTAGCGTTAAAACCGAATGCTCGACCTGTAAAGCAAACCCCTCGACGATTTGCTCCTGAAATTAATCAAAGGATTATAGAAGAGATCGAACGCTTGATCAAAGCAAAATTTATTCAAACTGCATGTTATGTATAATGGGTTTCAAATATTATTCCTGtaatgaagaaaaatgaaaaattaagagTATGCATTGATTTTCGAGACTTGAATAATGCTACTctaaaaaatgaatattttatgcCCATACTAGATATGTTAATCGATTCTACTACaggtaataaaattttaagttttatggacAGTTATTTGGGGTATAACTAGATTTTCATTTCGGAAGATGATGTGTCTAAAACTGCTTTTCAATACCCTGGAGCATTAGGGATGTATGAATGGGTAGTTATGCCGTTTGGTTTAAAAAATGCCGGTGCTACATAACAACGCACCATGAATACTATTTTCCATGAGTATATTAGAAAATTTATGGAAGTGTATATTGATGACGTTATGGTTAAGTCGATTTCAGTAGCCCAACACATTGACTATTTGAGAATTGTTTTCAGTACAATGTGGAAGAAGGGATT
The Arachis duranensis cultivar V14167 chromosome 5, aradu.V14167.gnm2.J7QH, whole genome shotgun sequence genome window above contains:
- the LOC107491396 gene encoding cytochrome P450 82A4, whose protein sequence is MDSILNYLNTTEITGILCLIILLYILLRPFKNGGNLKEPPMAAGAWPILGHLPLLRGSQPLHKTLGAMADKYGPLFTIKIGATETIVVSNWKIAKECFTTNDMAVSSRPKTIAMENLTYNFAAFGLGPYGPYWRELRKIVTLELLSNRRIELLGDVRVSEVQASVNELYSLWSRKKNNDGYVLVEMKEWFSRLTFNTVLRMIAGKRYFGGATADAVPAAGGEEKAKKCLKLIKDFMHLLGLFTVGDAIPTLRWMDFGGHERAMKKTAKELDSVLSEWLEEHKINFGKKASSERDFMDVMISILGESKIHGFDADTIIKATTMVRVYYRVVVYNFTRITESDLNKLVYLQAIVKETLRLYPAGTLGAPREFIENCTLGGFHVKKGSRLIANIWKIQSDPSIWSDPLEFKPERFLTTHKDIDVKGQHFELLPFGSGRRICPGISFALRMIHFALARFLHSFEILQPSDESIDMTGILGLSYTKTTPIEILIKPCLALACYEIM